One stretch of Dokdonia sp. Hel_I_53 DNA includes these proteins:
- a CDS encoding sugar transferase, producing MDVLIVLSTLHLTNVFFKFDYFEVSETNRTGILVLVFYLTVFGTVFELYFLPKTVKFQTMLKNTILTVSSTVLFYLLTPFYTPSLPDNRLQIIYFYVSMIVAILLWRWLYVTVIAAPRFYKKALVVGDSFDIEKVISNLESADPNYKIVGYINTDPMTIEAVITTDIKRYPIENLTNTVVENGVSEIIVASIYSSGVTLPLYNELIILLKKGFPIREYMQVFEEITQRVPVQYVDKDFYRYFPFSRSNQNKFYKLLHRFFDIAMSLLGILIFIFLLPLIILGNLLANRGPLFYKQTRVGQNGKPFSIIKLRTMIINAEEGGAQWAKKNDTRITLFGNFLRRSRLDEMPQFFNIMIGDMSVIGPRPERPVFVKELSKEIPFYETRHIIKPGLTGWAQVMGNYANSEEDTLKKLQYDLYYIKHRNLFIDLSIILKTISTVINFRGQ from the coding sequence ATGGATGTTCTCATAGTATTGAGCACACTTCATCTCACAAACGTATTTTTTAAGTTTGATTATTTTGAAGTATCAGAAACTAATAGAACTGGTATTCTAGTTCTTGTTTTTTATTTGACTGTATTTGGGACCGTATTTGAGCTGTATTTTTTACCTAAGACTGTCAAGTTCCAGACAATGTTAAAAAATACCATCTTGACAGTATCTTCAACGGTATTATTTTATCTATTAACCCCGTTTTATACGCCCTCACTACCAGATAATAGACTGCAGATTATATATTTCTATGTATCCATGATTGTTGCTATTCTATTATGGAGGTGGTTGTATGTGACAGTTATTGCAGCTCCAAGATTTTATAAAAAAGCTTTGGTAGTAGGAGATTCTTTTGATATTGAAAAAGTAATTTCAAACTTAGAATCTGCAGATCCTAATTATAAAATTGTCGGGTATATCAATACAGATCCCATGACAATAGAAGCTGTAATAACTACAGATATAAAGCGCTATCCTATTGAAAATTTAACTAATACCGTAGTAGAGAATGGTGTGTCTGAAATTATAGTGGCAAGTATTTACTCAAGTGGTGTGACTTTACCGTTATACAATGAGCTTATCATATTGCTTAAAAAGGGATTCCCTATACGGGAATATATGCAAGTATTTGAAGAAATTACACAGCGAGTACCAGTACAGTATGTAGATAAAGATTTTTATAGATATTTCCCATTTAGCAGGAGTAATCAAAACAAGTTCTATAAGTTACTTCATCGGTTTTTTGATATTGCTATGTCTTTGCTGGGTATTCTCATATTTATTTTTCTCTTACCTCTCATTATCTTAGGAAACCTTTTGGCTAATCGAGGTCCTCTTTTTTATAAACAGACCCGTGTCGGGCAAAACGGAAAGCCATTCAGCATCATAAAACTCAGAACAATGATTATCAATGCAGAGGAAGGTGGTGCTCAATGGGCAAAGAAAAATGATACTCGAATTACGTTATTTGGAAATTTTTTGAGAAGAAGCCGTTTAGATGAAATGCCTCAATTTTTTAACATAATGATAGGTGATATGAGTGTAATTGGCCCTCGTCCCGAAAGGCCTGTTTTTGTGAAGGAATTGTCTAAGGAAATACCATTTTATGAAACACGACATATCATAAAACCAGGTCTTACTGGATGGGCTCAAGTGATGGGAAATTACGCAAACTCAGAAGAAGATACACTAAAAAAGCTACAGTATGATCTCTACTATATAAAACACCGTAATTTATTTATTGATCTAAGTATCATTCTCAAAACTATTAGTACAGTCATTAACTTTAGGGGTCAGTAG
- a CDS encoding DUF4105 domain-containing protein, protein MKQLFVVLCFLCSLCASSQLKYPVLSEDSEINLITIGPGPELYDAFGHTAIQVFDKSNDINVVFNYGVFDFDTPNFYLKFARGKLLYKLAATSYDDFIYNYKAQERWIKLQELNLDLENRQATFRFLMHNLQEENKYYKYDFFYDNCATRPYYAIASGLGNSLQMDYSQQEKGLSHRDLIHQYIPWNSWGSLGIDVALGSVIDREATPEEYLFLPNELLSAFAKAKISTSEGNKPFTLDTITAYIPTESHSYGSIFVLSPLFIFSILSLLIIYKTYKDYIKKYKIGWLDVLLLSLTGFIGILISFLWLGTDHTATAWNYNLLWAFPFHILAAFIISKSNPPRWIYPYMKLAIILMLLLFFHWIIGVQKYPFALLPLLIAITMRYLFILRSLRTLRDS, encoded by the coding sequence ATGAAACAACTATTTGTCGTCCTTTGTTTTTTATGTTCTCTTTGTGCGAGCTCACAATTAAAATATCCTGTATTATCAGAAGATTCTGAAATCAATCTTATCACAATTGGTCCTGGACCTGAACTTTATGACGCTTTTGGCCATACAGCAATACAAGTTTTTGATAAATCAAATGATATCAACGTGGTCTTTAACTATGGTGTTTTTGATTTTGACACCCCAAATTTTTACTTAAAATTTGCTCGAGGTAAATTACTTTACAAGCTCGCAGCAACATCTTATGATGATTTTATTTATAACTATAAAGCTCAAGAACGTTGGATTAAATTACAAGAACTCAATTTAGACTTAGAAAATCGTCAAGCAACTTTTAGGTTTTTGATGCATAATCTTCAAGAAGAAAATAAATATTATAAATACGATTTTTTTTATGATAATTGTGCTACAAGGCCATACTACGCAATTGCTTCAGGTCTTGGGAACTCCCTTCAAATGGATTATAGCCAACAAGAAAAAGGGTTGAGTCATCGCGATCTTATTCATCAATATATTCCATGGAATAGTTGGGGTAGCTTAGGTATTGATGTCGCCTTAGGGTCTGTTATTGATAGAGAAGCTACACCAGAGGAATACTTATTTTTACCAAATGAGTTATTATCCGCTTTCGCGAAAGCAAAAATCTCTACTTCTGAAGGAAATAAGCCCTTTACCTTAGACACTATAACAGCATACATCCCAACAGAATCTCACTCGTATGGGAGCATATTTGTATTATCTCCACTTTTCATTTTTAGTATTTTATCACTTTTAATCATATACAAAACGTATAAAGATTATATTAAAAAATATAAAATAGGATGGTTAGATGTTTTACTATTATCACTCACTGGTTTTATAGGAATACTTATTTCATTCTTATGGTTAGGAACTGATCATACGGCAACAGCTTGGAATTACAACTTGTTGTGGGCCTTTCCTTTTCATATTCTTGCTGCATTTATTATTTCAAAATCTAATCCTCCTAGGTGGATTTACCCATATATGAAACTGGCAATTATTCTTATGCTTTTATTATTTTTTCATTGGATTATTGGTGTTCAAAAGTATCCATTTGCCTTGTTACCGCTACTTATAGCAATTACGATGAGGTATCTATTTATTTTGAGAAGCTTGAGAACCTTAAGAGATTCCTAA
- the sucC gene encoding ADP-forming succinate--CoA ligase subunit beta, which translates to MNLHEYQGKEILNSFGVRIQRGYVAQTPDEAVAAAKKLTEETGTGWHVIKAQVHAGGRGKGGGVKLAKNLDEVRSIADDIIGMDLVTPQTSAEGKRVHQVLVAEDVYYPGDNEPEEYYMSVLLNRSTGRNMIMYSTEGGMDIETVAEETPHLIFHEEIDPATGLLGFQARKIAFNLGLSGAAFKEMTKFVFALYEAFEKSDSSLFEINPVLKTSDDKIMAVDAKVSLDANALYRHKDYAAMRDVREENPVEVEAGEKGLNYVDLDGNVGCMVNGAGLAMATMDLIKQAGGEPANFLDVGGTADAERVEAAFQLILKDPAVKAILVNIFGGIVRCDRVAQGIVDAYKNMGTISVPIIVRLQGTNADIAKELIDNSGLDVQSAIEFQEAADKVQAVLA; encoded by the coding sequence ATGAATCTACACGAATATCAAGGAAAAGAGATATTAAATAGTTTTGGCGTACGTATCCAACGTGGGTATGTAGCTCAAACACCAGACGAAGCTGTTGCAGCTGCAAAAAAACTTACAGAAGAAACCGGAACCGGATGGCATGTAATTAAGGCTCAAGTTCACGCTGGTGGACGTGGTAAAGGTGGTGGTGTAAAACTTGCAAAAAATCTTGACGAAGTAAGAAGTATAGCAGACGACATCATTGGGATGGATCTAGTGACACCTCAAACAAGTGCAGAAGGTAAAAGAGTACACCAAGTGCTAGTAGCAGAAGATGTGTACTATCCTGGAGATAATGAACCAGAAGAATACTATATGTCTGTACTTCTTAACCGTAGTACGGGCCGTAATATGATCATGTATTCTACAGAAGGAGGAATGGATATTGAGACGGTGGCAGAGGAAACTCCACACCTGATTTTTCACGAAGAAATAGATCCTGCAACGGGATTACTAGGTTTCCAAGCGCGTAAAATAGCTTTTAACTTAGGTTTAAGCGGAGCTGCATTTAAGGAAATGACAAAATTTGTTTTTGCTTTATATGAAGCTTTTGAGAAATCTGACAGTTCATTATTTGAAATCAATCCTGTTCTTAAAACGAGTGATGATAAAATAATGGCAGTAGATGCAAAAGTATCGTTAGATGCAAATGCACTATACCGTCACAAAGATTATGCAGCAATGCGTGATGTGCGTGAAGAAAATCCAGTAGAAGTAGAAGCTGGTGAGAAAGGACTTAACTATGTAGATCTAGATGGAAATGTAGGTTGTATGGTAAATGGTGCTGGTCTTGCGATGGCAACTATGGATTTAATTAAACAAGCTGGTGGAGAGCCTGCAAACTTTCTAGATGTAGGAGGTACTGCAGATGCTGAGCGCGTTGAAGCAGCTTTTCAATTAATCCTTAAGGATCCAGCAGTAAAAGCAATATTAGTAAACATCTTTGGAGGTATTGTACGTTGTGACCGTGTGGCACAAGGTATTGTAGATGCATACAAGAATATGGGAACAATTAGTGTACCTATTATTGTACGTCTTCAAGGTACAAATGCAGATATCGCAAAAGAGCTTATAGACAACAGTGGTCTTGATGTACAAAGTGCTATCGAGTTCCAAGAGGCTGCAGATAAAGTACAAGCAGTTTTAGCATAA
- a CDS encoding ATP-dependent Clp protease adaptor ClpS, translated as MSTQEKYQEDLDVLTEETPSHEIILYNDDVNTFDHVINSLVYACDHEEEQAHQCALLVHYKGKCSVKTGDYKDLKPRCSKLLQAGLSAEIV; from the coding sequence ATGAGTACCCAAGAAAAATATCAAGAAGATTTAGATGTACTGACAGAGGAGACTCCTTCTCATGAAATTATATTGTATAATGACGATGTAAATACATTTGACCATGTGATTAATTCGCTTGTTTATGCTTGTGATCATGAGGAAGAGCAAGCACATCAATGCGCTCTACTAGTTCACTACAAAGGTAAGTGTTCTGTAAAAACAGGAGATTATAAAGATTTGAAACCTCGTTGTTCAAAACTTTTACAAGCTGGATTAAGTGCCGAAATCGTTTAA
- the prmA gene encoding 50S ribosomal protein L11 methyltransferase: MTPIYLGYTFTIEPRDPATEILIAELGYAGFESFTENEAGVIAYIQKDEAFPNSQDVDYDSLLTDIQIMNSDEFTITYVAEEIEQVNWNEEWEKNFEPIEVDGKCAVRAPFHDKTDVLYDIVIEPKMSFGTGHHETTHMMIKHLLKLDLKDKKTLDMGCGTGVLAILAEMREAKPIDAIDIDNWCYLNSIENAERNNCKHIDVYEGDVKLLEDKNYDVIIANINRNILLQDIPAYAKCLPEDGILLLSGFYTEDIPLISEKCNEHGLYFVSNYERNNWVACKFERR, translated from the coding sequence ATGACTCCAATTTATTTAGGCTACACCTTTACTATTGAACCCCGAGATCCTGCAACCGAAATACTAATTGCAGAACTAGGCTACGCAGGCTTTGAAAGTTTTACTGAAAATGAAGCAGGAGTAATTGCTTACATTCAAAAAGATGAAGCTTTTCCTAATTCTCAGGATGTAGACTATGATTCACTACTTACCGATATTCAAATTATGAATTCTGATGAGTTTACGATTACTTATGTAGCAGAAGAAATTGAACAAGTAAACTGGAATGAAGAGTGGGAAAAGAATTTTGAACCTATAGAGGTAGATGGTAAATGCGCGGTAAGAGCTCCCTTTCATGACAAAACTGATGTGTTGTACGATATCGTAATAGAACCAAAAATGTCTTTTGGGACTGGTCATCACGAGACTACTCATATGATGATTAAGCATCTACTTAAACTTGATCTAAAAGATAAAAAAACACTAGATATGGGTTGCGGCACAGGTGTACTGGCTATTCTAGCTGAAATGCGTGAAGCCAAACCCATAGACGCTATAGACATAGACAACTGGTGTTATTTAAATAGCATAGAAAATGCAGAAAGAAACAATTGTAAACATATTGATGTTTATGAAGGTGATGTAAAACTACTTGAAGACAAGAACTATGACGTCATTATCGCAAATATAAATCGCAACATCTTGCTTCAAGATATTCCCGCTTACGCGAAATGTTTACCTGAGGATGGTATCTTATTATTGAGTGGATTTTACACAGAAGATATTCCATTAATTTCAGAAAAATGCAATGAACATGGCCTTTACTTCGTTAGTAATTATGAACGAAATAATTGGGTAGCCTGTAAGTTTGAGAGAAGATAA
- the tpiA gene encoding triose-phosphate isomerase — protein sequence MRKHIVAGNWKMNNDLADTAGLITNLKKERNLGDAEVIIAPTFVNLYKAFESLSDSNIKVAAQNMHQEESGAFTGEISAKMLKGIGINTVILGHSERRAYFHETDELLAKKVNSALKNELRIIFCFGEELQDRKDEKHEDVVATQLENALFHLDKDAWSNIILAYEPVWAIGTGETASPEQAQEMHQFIRNTIASTYGQEVADGVSILYGGSVKPTNAKEIFNKKDVDGGLIGGAALNATDFFEIVNAFQQ from the coding sequence ATGAGAAAACATATTGTAGCAGGAAACTGGAAAATGAATAATGACCTAGCAGATACCGCAGGACTTATTACGAATCTAAAGAAAGAAAGAAACTTAGGAGATGCAGAGGTTATTATTGCACCTACATTTGTGAATCTATATAAAGCATTTGAAAGTCTAAGTGATAGCAACATCAAAGTTGCTGCACAAAATATGCACCAAGAAGAAAGTGGTGCATTCACAGGTGAAATCTCTGCAAAGATGCTTAAGGGAATAGGTATAAACACCGTTATCTTGGGTCATAGTGAGCGACGCGCATATTTTCATGAAACAGACGAATTGCTAGCAAAAAAAGTAAATAGTGCACTAAAAAATGAATTGAGAATCATTTTTTGTTTTGGAGAAGAACTGCAAGATCGTAAGGATGAGAAACATGAAGACGTGGTAGCAACTCAGCTTGAAAATGCATTATTTCATCTAGATAAAGATGCATGGTCAAACATAATACTTGCTTATGAACCTGTTTGGGCTATAGGTACTGGAGAAACAGCTTCACCTGAGCAGGCACAAGAGATGCACCAATTTATTCGCAACACTATCGCTTCAACATACGGGCAAGAAGTCGCAGATGGAGTGAGTATCTTATATGGAGGTTCTGTAAAACCTACTAACGCAAAAGAAATTTTTAACAAAAAAGATGTAGACGGTGGACTTATAGGTGGCGCTGCACTAAATGCTACAGACTTTTTTGAGATTGTTAATGCCTTTCAGCAATAG
- a CDS encoding ABC transporter permease → MLQYLLKKLGYAFLTLLGVVTVIFFLFTVLPGDPARMMLDQNEDPEQLAKVRAKYGFDQPILTQYAYYLNDLSLLSIHSNDTDNYTSLETGKYTATPLFTIGNKTLALKYPYLRESFQKTGKPVTQVIAETLPNTMVLAVSAITIAILIGVFLGIISAQMRDTWVDKTIQIVSTFGMSVPSFFSAILFAWLFGYVLHEYTNLNMTGSLYAMDDFGESVRIQWKNLILPALVLGIRPLAVVIQLMRNSLLEVYNQEYIRTARAKGLSSYKIIKNHALKNALNPVVTAVSGWFASMLAGAVFVEYIFGWNGLGKEIVDALNTLDLPIIMGAVLVIASLFVTINILVDFIYAWLDPKIKLE, encoded by the coding sequence ATGTTGCAGTACCTTTTAAAAAAACTTGGCTATGCTTTTCTAACACTCCTAGGTGTTGTCACAGTTATATTTTTTTTATTTACAGTGCTTCCTGGGGATCCTGCGAGAATGATGTTAGATCAAAATGAGGATCCAGAACAACTTGCAAAAGTGCGAGCAAAGTATGGCTTTGATCAGCCTATTTTGACGCAATACGCGTATTATCTGAATGACCTCTCCCTCCTTTCTATCCACTCAAACGATACAGATAATTATACCTCGCTAGAAACTGGAAAATATACCGCAACTCCACTTTTTACAATTGGAAATAAAACATTAGCTCTCAAATATCCTTACTTAAGAGAAAGTTTTCAAAAAACAGGAAAGCCAGTTACTCAGGTTATTGCAGAAACATTACCTAACACTATGGTTCTGGCGGTGTCTGCCATTACCATAGCAATACTTATAGGTGTTTTTTTAGGAATAATTTCTGCACAAATGCGAGATACGTGGGTTGATAAAACCATCCAAATTGTAAGTACCTTTGGGATGAGTGTACCAAGTTTTTTCAGCGCTATTTTATTTGCTTGGCTTTTCGGGTATGTGTTACATGAGTATACAAACCTTAATATGACGGGAAGTTTATATGCCATGGATGATTTTGGCGAAAGCGTACGTATCCAGTGGAAAAATCTCATTTTACCTGCACTTGTTTTAGGAATTAGACCGCTTGCTGTTGTCATTCAGCTTATGCGTAATTCTTTGTTAGAAGTATATAATCAAGAATATATCCGAACCGCAAGAGCAAAAGGGCTATCTTCCTATAAAATCATTAAAAATCATGCATTAAAAAATGCATTAAATCCTGTAGTCACTGCTGTTTCAGGATGGTTTGCCTCTATGCTCGCAGGAGCCGTCTTTGTGGAGTATATTTTTGGGTGGAATGGCTTAGGAAAAGAAATTGTAGATGCATTAAATACTTTAGACTTACCTATTATAATGGGTGCGGTGCTTGTCATTGCCAGCCTCTTTGTCACCATTAATATTCTTGTAGACTTTATCTATGCTTGGCTGGATCCAAAAATAAAGTTGGAATAA